The genome window GCCCGCCTGCCCGAGCATCGATCGGACGGACATCTGTATCGACTCCTGCACGGCATCTCCCCTGATCTTGGACAACGACACGGATCACGTCGGCGACATTCGGGTGACTTATGTCACACGCCGCTGATACGATCAAGGCGTGAAGACCGTAACCATTCGAGACCTGCGCACCCGTCCGAGGCAGATACGCGAGTCTCTTGCCCGCGAGCGCGAGGCCCTCCTGACCGCCAACGGGCGACCGGTTGCGGTATTGCTCCCTGTGAACGCCGGCACGGTCGACGAAACGATCGAGACGGTGCGCCGCGCACGGGGACTCGAAGCTCTGCGAGCGATCCGGGACGAGAGCCGGTCGCGTGGAACGGCAAGCATGTCCGCGAAGGAAATCGACGCCCTGATCGCACGTGTTCGTCGAGCCCGTCCGCGTCGAGCGCGCGGATGAAGGTCGTCGTCGACACCAATGTTCTCGTCGCCGGTCTGCTCTCCGCGACCGGGCCACCCGGATGGATCGTCGAGGCTGCACTCTGCGGATACATCGAGCCGGTCTTCGACATGGCGATCCGGCAGGAGTACGAGGAAGTGCTCCGCCGCAGCGAACTCGGGCTGACGCCGTCCCGCGTGGACGACCTGCTCGCGGCGGTCGACACGTTCGGGATGCAGGTGGTCGGCGCCGCACCGTGGTCGGCTGGACTGCCCGATCCTGACGACGCACCGTTCCTCGCGGTCGCCGCGGCAACCGGCAGCGTAGTGGTCACGGGCAATCTCCGACACTACCCGCCGCGCGGCCGCCGGGATG of Acidobacteriota bacterium contains these proteins:
- a CDS encoding putative toxin-antitoxin system toxin component, PIN family; translated protein: MKVVVDTNVLVAGLLSATGPPGWIVEAALCGYIEPVFDMAIRQEYEEVLRRSELGLTPSRVDDLLAAVDTFGMQVVGAAPWSAGLPDPDDAPFLAVAAATGSVVVTGNLRHYPPRGRRDVVVLTPRQFVDLVGEPNPPPA
- a CDS encoding type II toxin-antitoxin system Phd/YefM family antitoxin translates to MKTVTIRDLRTRPRQIRESLAREREALLTANGRPVAVLLPVNAGTVDETIETVRRARGLEALRAIRDESRSRGTASMSAKEIDALIARVRRARPRRARG